ATTTAAAAATTTAACCGAAGAAGAAGAGTCTAAAATAAGGCGTTTTGAGCAAGAAAATAAACCGAAGCAAGTACTTGTTCCAAAAAATAATAAAAAGCGAACTCAGGGCGAATTTCTTACCAAAGAAACGCTGTGGAAAGTATTTCTAAAAGAGTTTTATATTCAAAACAATCGAAATTTCATAAAAACGCACGATTCGGTGGTGAATGTTTCAAGTGTGATGAAGTATTTTTTGAAAGATGAAACGTTTTTTGATTCGGTGAACTTGATAGCCAGTTTTGACGGCAAAAAACTTACTCCGAGTTTTGATAAAGGCTTGCTAATTATTGGCAATTACGGAAACGGAAAATCCTCGATGATGAAGGCTTTTGCTGATGGAATTAACAAAGTTTACACTGAAGCATACAACGAAGGCTGGCAGACTCTTCCAGAATGGCAAAGCATTAGGTTTGGTTTTCATCGAGTTGTTGATGTAGTTACTGAATTTGAGGGAGTTGATAACCCAGAAGCAAAGAATTTATTCTTCAAAAGATACTCTAGATTTAGACACCTGTACGATGACATAAAGAAGGAAAAAATGGCTTCAAATTTTGGTAAAACGAACTTGATGAAAGAGATAATCGAAAAGCGATATGACAACAAATCAAAGACTTTTTTAATCTGTAATTACGATGATAATTTTCCAAATAGTGTCGAAAATGCCTTACTAGAATTCGGTACAATTTACGGTGGCCATATCTTTGATAGGCTGTTTGAAATGTTTAATATCCTTGAGTTTAAAGGTAAATCGTTTAGGTAATGATAGATTTAGAAATAAAAAAACTTGAAAAGAAAGTAATTCATTCGTTTTTAAATCTTGAAGAAAACACAGTTCCTGCTTTAGCTAAAAAATACAAATTACCAGAATCAAGAGTTCATAAAATATTAGACAAGTACTTGAATTCAATAAAAGCTAAGAACTAACAATTAAAAAAAGTAAAATGAGAACTGAAGTTATTGATGCGCTTGTAGGATTGAAATCCCAATTGAAAGACATCTACGATAAAATTTCTGCCTCAAGTAAAAGCATAGAAGAGGCTCAAATTAATTTAAAACCTCTTTGTGGTCTTGAAATAGAAATTGAGAAAGTGATAAAAAAAATAAATAGTAAGTAGCCTACAAAGGGCAAATAAAATGTTTGTTAAAAACAGTATTCATTGGCATTGACCCGGATGTAACCAAATCTGGAGTAGCCTTAAAAAATGGTAAAGAGTTCGAACTATTTAATTTAACCTTCTTTGAGCTGTTCGAGTTCTTAGAACTTCAAAAACAAGAAGCTGAGATTATCAACAAAAAACTAATAGTTGTAATCGAATGTGGCTTCTTAAATAAATCCAACTGGCATAAAAAAGCAAATGCCTCTGCATCTATGAACTCCAAAATAGGTGAGAGAACAGGCGCCAATTTTGAAACTGCCAAGAAAATCTGTGAAATGTGTGAGTACCTGCAAATAGACTTTAGGCAAATAAGGCCAACAAAGTCTAAGGTAAATGCTGCCTTTTTTTCGCAAATAACCGGATATAAAAAACGAAGTAATCAAGAACAACGAGACGCTTATATGCTGATCCACGGATTGTAAAATAGTGGATCAGCTTTTAAAAAACATTCTTATGAAAGGAACAGAAAATTTTAAAAGCATTATCGCAAATCACTTACAAAGTGTAGCCGATAGAGATCCATTATTTGCAAAAAGTTACAGTAAAGAAAGTAAAAACATTGATGAGTGTATTAATTACATTTTATCAGAAGTTCAAAAATCAAAATGTAATGGCTTTGCTGACGATGAAATATTCAACATGGCAATTCATTACTACGATGAAGATGATATTAAAAATATTAAGGCAACAACCGTAAGAGTCGTAGTCAATCATTCATCTGAAACAAATCAAAGCAATTCTGTTGTTGAAAAACAAAAGGAAGTTCCGGTTCGAAAATTGAAACAACAAGTAAAAATTCAACCGGAAGTAAATATTGGAAAACAAGTTTCACTTTTTGACTTTCCAGGCGTATGAAACCAAGAACAAAACTACAGCATAAACTTGTAGAGTATTCGAATTGGCTTACTCCAGGAGTAGAAAAAAAGATTTTGCAATATGCTTATTCTAATTGCAATTCTAAATATGGGTTTAGCACCGGTAAAACGTATTGGTGTGGCCTTTGTGGAGATACACATTCAGCAAAAGAAATTGTAAGTAACGAGGTTACTTGTATTTCATGTGACAGTGAGCTGCATATTATAGAAACTAAAAAGAGAAAGTTTTATGAGAGTTATTACATCGCATTTGCAGAAGATATGTTCGAATATCAAGTAATTAGGTATTTTTATGTTACAACCAATTATCGAAAAGGAGAGTCGTGGAAAACTAATGTTTTAGAATGTATTCAGCAATTTCACACGAATCATGATTTTTATTTAATTGGTCGATTAACACAAGGGCATGGCGATCCATTGTACGGACAAATGGAGTTTCGAAATCCGAGTTATTACAGCCAATTTGCATACAATCCTTGGCCATCAGCTTATCATCCAGACTCTACATTTTTACCAGAATATCAAAAAAAAGGATGCGTGGGTGATTTTGGAAACGTTCGTTTTTATGATTTAAAAAAACATCTAAACTGGGACTGTCCAAAAACCGAAACTTTATTAAAAGCAAAAGCAACAGAATTGCTTAAGGTTGCACTAAGGGATAGTAACAAAATTGCTAGATATTGGGACACGGTTAAAATATGCCTTAGAAATAATTACCAGCCCCATGACGGTGGTATGTACATAGATTATGTTGAACTTCTTGAACGTTTTGGAAAAGATTTAAGGAATTCTAAATATGTATGTCCTGCTAATTTAAAAGAAGAACACGATCGCTATGTAAAAAAGGCAAAGCTTCATCAAAAGAAAATCGACCTTAAAAATCAGATAAGACAAAAAGCAATAGATGACGAAGCATACCAAAAAGCTAAATCAATCTACTTTGATCTAATCTTCAGAAGTAATAATTTAGTAATTGAGCCTTTAAAATCTATTGATGATTTTATTAAAGAATCAGAAGTGCACAAGCATTGCGTGTATTCAAACAAATACTACAACAAACAAAATTCATTGATATTATCTGCCAAGGTAAACAATCAAAGAGTTGAAACTATTGAAATAGATATTGAACAGCTTGAAGTAATTCAATCTAGAGGTTTACAAAATCAAGCCTCAAAGTTCAACAAACAAATTTTAGAGCTATTAAACAACAATCTTCATCAAATAGCTCAAGTAAAAAACAACCTATCACAAACAGCATAATTTATACACTAATATTTTTATACTTATAGTTGTATTAAAAAAGCCAATTTTTTAAAATTGGCTTTTTTTGTTTATAAAATAACTTCACTAGACTTCTGGTTTTAAAAAACAACTAATATTTCATTTTCAATGTTCAGAAATGTTAAATAGTTTAACTAACTTTCACAAGATTTCATTTACTCAAATAAAAGGCCTATTTACTATAAATAGTATTCATAAGGCTTCTTAAAATGTAATTTTAAATATTTTACATTTCAATGTCTTAAAATGGCTTTTTAAAGAGTTAAATTTGATAAAAATCAATTACATCAGATTTCAAGGCATAACGGTTTCTGATATTAATAAAAGATAAGGACTGTTAACATTTACAAAAATGAATTAAAGCTTTAGCAATGATTAAAATTTAATGTTCTATATAAGCAGCAAAAAAAATAGATTATTAAATATCAATGTTTGCTTTTTTTAAAATGGAATTTAAAAACAGCTATTAAACCAATAAGTTTTAATATAACTAACAAATTAAAATTTGTTTCAGTTATGATATAAATAAAAATTAATATGACAAGTCAAGCGCAGAGAGCAGAATTGCAAAATAAGATATGGAAAATAGCCAACGATGTTCGTGGCTCGGTAGATGGGTGGGATTTTAAACACTTTGTTTTAGGAACCCTTTTTTACCGTTTTATTAGTGAAAATTTCACCGATTACATAGAAGCCGGTGACAAATCTGTTAACTATGCAAAATTCAAGGATACTGACATTCCTGAAGAAGTAAAAATTGATGCCATTAAAACTAAAGGATATTTTATTTATCCTTCTCAGTTATTTATAAACGTACAAGCAAACGCTAATAACAACGAAAACTTAAATACCGACTTAAAACAAATTTTTACCGATATTCAAAATTCTGCAAATGGTTATCCTTCAGAGCAAGATATCAAAGGTTTGTTTGATGATTTTGATACTACAAGTTCGCGTTTAGGAAATAGCGTACCCGAAAAAAACCAACGTTTGGCGGCAGTGTTAAACGGTATTGCTGAGTTAAATTTTGGCTCTTTTGAGAAAACAAAGATTGACCTGTTTGGTGATGCATATGAGTTTTTGATTAATAACTATGCAGCCAATGCGGGTAAATCAGGAGGTGAGTTTTTTACGCCACAAGAAGTATCGAATCTTTTAGCGCAAATTGCTTTGCATAAGCAAACCAAAGTAAACAAAATTTACGATCCTGCAGCTGGGTCTGGCTCGCTATTATTGCAAGCGAAAAAACACTTCGATGATCATATTATTGAAGAAGGTTTCTATGGTCAAGAAATTAATCATACTACCTACAACTTAGCCCGTATGAATATGTTTTTACACAATGTAAACTACGATAAATTTCATATTGCTTTAGGTAATACGTTAACGAATCCTCATTTTTTAGACGACAAGCCGTTTGATGCCATTGTATCTAATCCGCCTTACTCTGTAAGTTGGATTGGTAATGACGACCCAACCTTGATTAACGACGAACGTTTTGCTCCAGCAGGTGTGTTAGCGCCCAAATCTAAAGCAGATTTTGCTTTTGTAATGCACGCGTTAAGCTATTTATCGGGTACAGGTCGTGCAGCTATTGTTTGTTTTCCGGGTATTTTCTATCGTGGGGGTGCAGAACAAAAAATCCGTAAATATTTAGTAGATAATAATTTTGTTGAAACGGTAATTTCCTTAGCTCCTAATTTATTTTACGGAACAAGCATTGCGGTAAATATCTTAGTATTATCGAAACATAAAACCGATACCAAAACACAGTTTATTGATGCTAGTGGTGAAGCGTTCTTTAAAAAGGTAACAAATAACAATATGTTAGAAGAAAATCATATTGATAAGATTATGACTATTTTCGATACCAAAGAGAACATAGAACATGTAGCCATTTTAATAGATAATAAACAAATTGCTGAGAATGATTACAACCTATCGGTAAGCTCGTATGTAGAAGCGAAAGATACACGCGAGGTAATTAATATTGAAACGCTGAATAAAGATATCGATCAAACAGTAAAAAACATCAACGAGCTTCGTGCTTCTATTGCTAACATCATTAAAGAGATCGAAGCATGAGTACATTGAAAGAATTATTGAAAGATGTTCCGGTGGAATGGAAAAAATTATGGGAAGTAACAATATGGGATAAAAAATTCAATTCTGTTGAAAAATATAAACAACCAAAAACTATTAAATATAATTACTTATTGGCAAGCGAGATTCAGCTTCTTAAATCAGGTAAAGGAAATATTCGATTGCTATCAACTAATTTAACTAATTGGTGGACTAGTGAAGAAATTGCAGGCGAAATTGTCTCCGAAGGTGAAATTATTGCTATACCATGGGGTGGCAATCCGATTGTTCAATATTATAAAGGAAAGTTTATAACAGGTGATAATAGAATTGCTGTTGTTAATGATCAAAACTATTTATCAACTAAATTTTTATATTATTATTTAAATGAAAATATTTCTTTAATTAGTTCATTTTATAGAGGAAGTGGTATTAAACATCCAAGTATGTATAATGTTTTAGATTTAGATGTGCCAATACCATCATTAAAAATTCAACAAGAAATTGTAAGGTTTTTAGATGGTTTAAGTGAACAAAATAAAGCCTTAACCACTGCTTTAGCCCAAGAAATAGACCAACGTAAAAAACAATACGAGTATTATCGTGAAGAATTGTTCCGCTTTGAGGGTAAGGATGTGGAGTGGAAAACTTTGGGAGATACAAAATATTTTAAAGTTTCATCAGGTGGTACGCCAAGTAAAGCGAAAAATGATTATTGGGAGAATGGTACAATTCCTTGGTTAAGATCAGAGTCTTGTAATAATAGTTCGATTAATAAATCTAATGATTTTATAACTGAAATAGGCTTAAAGAACTCCAGTGCTAAAATATTGGAGCCTTTTTCAACCTTAATAGCATTGGTAGGAGCAACAATTTTCAAAACTGGTTATTTACAGTTTGAGGCATCTACAAATCAAAATATAGCAAGTATTAAATCATTAAATTCTGAATTTGTTAAAGATAAATATTTGTTTATTTATATAACAAGCTTGTACCAAGAACTAAAACTTAAAATGAAAGATTATGGAATGTTAAATTTAACTACACTAAGAAGTTTTAGAATCCCTGTTCCATCCATCCAAGAACAAGAACGCATTGTACATTTATTAGATCAATTCGATGAAGCCACTAAAAACATTGTGGCTGCATTAGAAAAAGAAATAGAACTGCGAAACAAACAGTACGAGTATTATAGAAATTTATTGTTATGTTTTCCAAAAGAAAATAAATAGCTTTTAAAAACCTTTAACCAAAATGCCAAATTACAACACCATAGCCGAAAGCAACAATTTTATAGTATTAGATAAATACGACAAGCATACCTCTGTTAATGAAACCCCAACAGGTTACCAAACAGAGGCCGCTTTAGAACGTGAGTTTATTCAAGATTTAGTAAAGCTGGGGTACGAAAATGCTGCTCATATTACCTCATTAGAACAAATGTTAAACAATGCGCGTACGCAACTACAAGCATTGAATAATATGAGTTTTACAGATAAGGAGTGGGTGCGTTTCTGTGAAGAATACCTAAATAAACCAAGTGATGATTTGGTAGCCAAAACCGAGAAAATTCAAAACAATCATATCTATGATTTTGTGTTTGATGATGGGCATATTCAAAACATTTATTTGGTAGATAAAAAAGAGATCACGCGCAACAAAGTTCAGGTTATTTCTCAGTTCGAGCAAAAAGGAACCCACGCCAACCGTTATGATGTAACCATTTTGGTTAATGGTTTGCCGCTTGTTCAAGTTGAACTAAAAAAACGTGGCGTTGCCATTCGCGAAGCCTTTAATCAAGTACATCGCTACAGCAAAGAAAGCTTAAATGCCGAAAGTTCGTTGTTTAAGTACCTGCAATTGTTTGTTATTTCTAACGGAACAGATACGCGTTACTTTGCCAATACGGTAGAAAGAAATAAAAACAGTTTCGATTTTACGATGAACTGGGCTAAGGCAGATAATAATCTGATTAAAGATTTAAAGGATTTTACAGCTACTTTTTTTCAAAAAAACACCTTGCTAAATGTAATTCTTACCTATTCAGTTTTTGATGTAAGTAATACCCTTTTAGTAATGCGCCCATATCAGATTGCAGCAACCGAACGTATCCTATGGAAAATTAAAAGTTCGTACAATGCAAAGCAATGGGCTTCTACAGAAGGAGGCGGTTTTATATGGCATACTACCGGTTCGGGCAAAACATTAACCAGTTTTAAAGCGGCTCGTTTAGCAACGCAATTAGAATTTATTGATAAAGTGTTTTTTGTGGTCGATCGTAAAGATTTAGACTATCAAACCATGAAAGAATACCAGCGTTTTTCACCAGATAGCGTAAATGGTTCAGACAGTACATTAGGTTTAAAACGCAACATTGATAAAAACGATAATAAAATCATCGTGACAACCATTCAAAAATTAAATAATTTAATGAAGGGGGATAACGATTTAGCCATTTATAACAAACAAGTGGTGTTTATTTTCGACGAATGTCACCGTTCACAATTTGGTGAAGCGCAAAAGAATTTAAAAAAGAAGTTTAAAAAGTTCTACCAATTTGGCTTTACAGGAACTCCAATTTTTGTTCAGAATGCTTTAGGATCAGAAACCACTGCAAGCGTATTTGGTAGAGAATTACATTCGTATGTAATAACAGATGCAATTCGCGACGAAAAAGTATTAAAATTTAAGGTAGATTATAACGATGTTCGTCCACAATTCAAAAGCTTTGAACAAGAACAAGACGAGAAAAAACTAAGTGCTGCCGAAAATAAAAAAGCATTTTTGCATCCTGCACGTATTAAAGAAATTTCGCAATACATCTTGCAAAATTTTAAGATTAAAACGCATCGCAACCAAATTGGAAACAAAGGATTCAATGCCATGTTTGCAGTAAGCAGTGTAGATGCCGCTAAATTGTATTACGAGGCTTTAAATAATTTGCAAAAAGACAGCGAAAAACCTTTACGCATTGCAACCATATTTTCTTTTGCTGCCAATGAAGAGCAAAACGCAATTGGTGATATCCCTGACGAAACGTTTGAACCTACTGCAATGGATGCTACTGCAAAAGAATTTCTAACAAAAGCGATTGGCGATTATAACGCGATGTTTAAAACCAATTATGGAGTAGAAAGCAATGAGTTTCAAAATTATTATCGCGATCTAGCGAATCGAGTTAAGAAAAAAGAAATTGATTTATTGATTGTGGTTGGAATGTTTTTAACCGGATTCGATGCTCCTACATTAAATACCTTATTTGTAGATAAAAATTTGCGTTATCATGGTTTAATGCAGGCTTTTTCTCGTACCAATCGTATTTATGATTCAACAAAAACTTTTGGAAACATTATTACATTTAGAGATTTAGAGCAAGCAACGATTGATGCTATAACTTTATTTGGAGATAAGAATACCAAAAATGTTGTTTTAGAAAAAAGCTATAAAGAATACTTAGAAGGATTTACAGATATACTTACAGGGCAAGCACGTAGAGGGTATAACGATATTGTAGAAGACTTAAATACAAAATTTCCTAATCCAGATGAAATTGTAACGGAAAAGGATAAAAAAGAGTTTTCGAAGTTATTTGGTGAATATTTAAGAGTAGAAAATATTTTACAGAATTACGATGAATTCACAAATTTAAAAGCATTTCAGCTAATTGACAGAAACAATCCAGAAGAAGTTGACTCGTTTAAAGAACAATATTTTGTAACAGATGAAGATATTGCAGTAATGCAAAACATGGAGGTTATCCCTGATAGGTTACAACAAGATTATCGCTCAACGTATAACGACATTCGCGATTGGATTAGAAGAGAGAAAAACGGGAAAGAAGCAGAGGAATCAGAAATCGATTGGAATGACGTTGTTTTTGAAGTTGACTTATTAAAATCGCAAGAAATTAATTTAGATTATATACTTGAACTAATTTTTGAGCAAAATAAGAAAACTAAAAGTAAAACAGAACTTGTAGATGAAGTGCGTCGCTTAATTCGAGCAAGTATTGGAAATAGAGCCAAAGAAAGTTTGGTGGTAGATTACATCAATGAAACCAATTTGGATGACATATCTGATAAACCTGCTATTTTAGATTCGTTTTATGAGTATGCGCAAGAAAAGCAGAAGAAAGAGGTTACTGAACTAATTTCAGAAGAAACCTTAAACGAAGAAGCGGCAAAGCGTTATATTGCTAATTCATTAAAGCGAGAATATGCTACGGATAATGGTACCGAATTGAATTCAATTTTACCAAAAATGAGCCCTCTAAACCCACAATACTTAACCAAAAAACAAAGTGTTTTTCAAAAGATAAGCGCTTTAGTAGAAAAGTTTAAAGGTATAGGTGGAAATATAGAATAAAATGATTCTAAAAAGTTTAAATTAAATCAAAAAACATAATATTATAAATGTTTTAAAAGTAAAAGCAGATCATGTAAATCAAATAGCCTTAGCAAGTAATATGACATATAAAATGCTTAAAGGGACTGATGCTTTGAATGGACATTCTATATAAATAAAATAAAATCCTGCTCTATTAAAGCAGGATTTTTAATTTATAGTTTTTAAAAGTTAAATAAGATAAGAAAGCAGCTAATTGCTGTATGCAAAAAGCTGCTTAAAATTTTATTTTGTGTTGTGAAAAAATACCGGGGTTATTTTTAGAAAGAATCCCTGAAACTTTTGTGTAACTTGTGATGTAGTGTTTTTTTTTTTTTTTTTGAGGGTATTTTCCTTTTTTTTTATATTATTTGAATAAAAGATGTATATTTGCGAGGGAAATTTCCCTTTAATTTTGATTACATGAACATTGAGAGTTTATTAAATTCCATATTTTCAGACACAGATTACAATGTCAAAGATATTTTTGAGCAAAAGTTAAGCGAATATAATTTAAGCAGAACTAAAGCTTTAAAACTGTTGAATATTGATAAAGATGTATTTGATGAAATTGTAAATGGAACAGCAAAACAACCAAATTTAATACATATTGTAAAGATTGCTGAGTTTTTAGGAATAGAGGTTAATAACTTTATAAATATTGTATTAAAAAATCAAAGTGCTGAGAATATTTTAGCAATAGATAATGCAAGAAAAGCTACGTTTCTTGTTAAAAATTTTGATATAAAAGCCTTAACAAAACTTGGCTTTTTTGATTCAAGTTTTACGACTGAAGAGCTTGTAAATAAAGTTTTAGATTATTTTGGATATACTTCAATTAATGATTTTGAAGAACAACTTGAAGAACCTCTATATAGTCGAGTTAAAAAGAATCATTCGGATAAGATGAAAGATTTTTGGATTAAATCAGCTTATCAAACATTTAAGGTTATAAATAATCCTAATGATTATAATAGAGAAAGATTAAAAGATTTAATTGTCAAAATTAAGCCGTATAGTCAAGATGTTAGTAATGGTTTGCTGACAGTTTGTAGAGCATTGTACAATATTGGAGTTACTGTTATCTTTCAAAATTATCTTACAACTACTCAAGTGCGTGGTGCAACCTTTATAACAAATGATAAACCTTGCATTGTTATTACTGATTTCAATAAAGTTTATCCAACACTTTGGTTTACATTATTACATGAACTTAATCACGTGTTGTTTGATTATGATACAATTGAAAAAAGTAGTTACCACTTGTCAGATGATAATGATTTATTTTTGATTGAAGATCAGGCTAACTCTTTTGCCAGGGATTTCTTTCTATCTGAGGAGAAGTTTAATTACATCAAAGGTTACATTAATAATCCATACTTGGTGTCTAAATTTGCGAATGAGATTGAAGTTCATCCTTCAATAGTATATTCTTTTTTTACTTGGTATCAGAAAGAATTGTACGGTAAAAACTATCATGCTGCATTCAGAGAATTTTATCCTGATTATAGCAATGCAATTTCTAAGTTGAATCCAATAACCTGGAATGAATCAAGTATTAAGGAAGCAAGTGAAAAAATTAAATCAGTTTTAGAATTAAATTAAAATAAGATATCATGTCTAAAAAAGAAATAAAAAAACAAGAAGGTATTTCTCAAGCCGATTTAGAAAGATTAGAACTTTTACAAAGAGCTAATGAAAAAGTAGGGAAGCAATTGACTATAAATTCGGAAACAGGTAATTTAGAGGAATTTGACGAATTAAGAGAATTGGTTGGAAAAGAATTCGAAAATCCAGAAGAAAAATATAATTTATATTATGTTGGAATAAGAAGGTTACTTATGGATTATTTACCTAAAGGAAAAGATAACGAGCAATTGAGAAACATTATTTATGATGAAAAAAATGTGTTTTTAAATTTAGGCAAAAAGAAATCAGATAATAATGGAATACGTAAATCTGATGGAAGAATGACTTATCAGCCAATAATGAATGAAATATTAGATATTATAATTAAATGGGTTGGAGAGTCTCAAAACCCTTTTGATTTATATAGAGATTTCTATGAGTTAAATGAAAAAAATGGATACGGTCATGAGAATTATGATGATAGTACTCAAAGTGTAGCAAAAGCAATGCTAGCTTTAAGCAATAATAGAATTTAATAGGATGTTTTAAAAAATTACACTTAACAGGTCGCATATTGGAGATATTGGCGGAATAAAAAGTCTAAATTTTCAATTTTGCACTAAGCTAAGCAACAGCTTTTTATTATTATCTAAATATATGAAAAAGGAAATATAAAAGGCTGTTGCAACAAAAAAAGGAGAAACTTCCAATTTATCCCCTTAACCCGCCATTTCGTATAATCGATGTTACTCGAAGTATTTTTGTATGTTCATAACAAGGTTTTTTAAATCAGTCCTAACCTTATTATAATTTTTTTCCTCTAAAAAAAGTAGAACTTTATAATTTAACTCAATTCTTTCTCTCACTTCTTTCTTTATTTTATTATCTTCTCCTTTTTCCTGAAGATTTTTATATTCATTTTGTATTTTGTCTTTGTCAACATTAATTACACTGCATCTATGGGATTCATCATTTCGTATTTCTCTTAGCATTGTAAGATGTTTATCATAAAAGATACCTTTATCAAAAAAGAAGTCTTTTTCGTAAAGAAATACAAGAACGTTGATGTTAAGTCTATTGATTTGTGAAAAGCTGCTTTTAGCCTTTTCTAAATTATTTTTATATCGTTTGCTAAAATTTGGATTTTTAGTTAGCAATTCAATTAATAAATCATCAAAGTTTTTAAATTTTTTCCAGTAAAGATAATTTATCATGTTTTCAATTTGGTGAAATGCACATGTACAAAATGAAATAAAGTTGTCATCATTATTTCGATTTCCTTCGAAATAAATCATCTCCATTTTTCGATTATCTACTTGAAGGCGCGTTTTAAGTGTCTTTTCTTTTAGGAACTCGTAATTAATAAGGTTATCCAAAAAAAGATATTTTTTACGCAAGTTTTTCGCCATTAAATTATCTTTTCCTTTTATTAGTGTAATGTATGCTAACTGACCACGTAAAACATTTTTAAAATTATAACTTTGACGATTTAAAGGTTGATGTTGTTTAAATACTGAAATTGCAAAATCTAAGCCCCCTTTTTCCCAATTATTTAGCATCGCTCTAGTTTTTTGCAAATAATCTCTTGATACATTAACTTTTCGGTTTACAATTAGACCTGTTACTTCTTGGGATTGAGCTTGATTTCGTATTCTAGTTTTTTCATCATTAAGTTTGAAATTTTCTGAGTTAATAATTTTAGATAATTCTGTAATAAAATCTTCATCCAAAACTGCTCGATTACAAGAAAAGCTAAGATCATCAGCATATCTTGAATATTTTACACCGTTTTGGATACAAAATTTCGAGATTTTTCTGTCTAGGTTTTGAGTTACTATATTTGAAACAATAGGACTAGTTGGTGCTCCTTGTGGTAAACTGTCATTATGTGTTAAAAGATTAGCCATTAAAAAAGCCACCTTTTCACGATGTTCACAAAGACTGAACGGTGAAAGTTCTAAAACTGTTTTCACTCTTCTAAAATTAATTGAAGGAAAAAAATTCTCTATGTCCAAGTTAAGTACAAACTTTTTAGAAACATGTGGTAGAGCATTTCTTTTTATATCTCTCCCTATTATGAAACCATTTGAACAGTAATGTGCAGATTCTTCAAATATTATTTGTAGAACAATATTAATTAAATTCTGTATTCGCATTAAAACCTTGTCAGGAGTTTTAATTTCTCGTAAACCACCATTT
This genomic window from Flavobacterium agricola contains:
- a CDS encoding PcfK-like family protein, coding for MKGTENFKSIIANHLQSVADRDPLFAKSYSKESKNIDECINYILSEVQKSKCNGFADDEIFNMAIHYYDEDDIKNIKATTVRVVVNHSSETNQSNSVVEKQKEVPVRKLKQQVKIQPEVNIGKQVSLFDFPGV
- a CDS encoding PcfJ domain-containing protein — translated: MKPRTKLQHKLVEYSNWLTPGVEKKILQYAYSNCNSKYGFSTGKTYWCGLCGDTHSAKEIVSNEVTCISCDSELHIIETKKRKFYESYYIAFAEDMFEYQVIRYFYVTTNYRKGESWKTNVLECIQQFHTNHDFYLIGRLTQGHGDPLYGQMEFRNPSYYSQFAYNPWPSAYHPDSTFLPEYQKKGCVGDFGNVRFYDLKKHLNWDCPKTETLLKAKATELLKVALRDSNKIARYWDTVKICLRNNYQPHDGGMYIDYVELLERFGKDLRNSKYVCPANLKEEHDRYVKKAKLHQKKIDLKNQIRQKAIDDEAYQKAKSIYFDLIFRSNNLVIEPLKSIDDFIKESEVHKHCVYSNKYYNKQNSLILSAKVNNQRVETIEIDIEQLEVIQSRGLQNQASKFNKQILELLNNNLHQIAQVKNNLSQTA
- a CDS encoding type I restriction-modification system subunit M — translated: MTSQAQRAELQNKIWKIANDVRGSVDGWDFKHFVLGTLFYRFISENFTDYIEAGDKSVNYAKFKDTDIPEEVKIDAIKTKGYFIYPSQLFINVQANANNNENLNTDLKQIFTDIQNSANGYPSEQDIKGLFDDFDTTSSRLGNSVPEKNQRLAAVLNGIAELNFGSFEKTKIDLFGDAYEFLINNYAANAGKSGGEFFTPQEVSNLLAQIALHKQTKVNKIYDPAAGSGSLLLQAKKHFDDHIIEEGFYGQEINHTTYNLARMNMFLHNVNYDKFHIALGNTLTNPHFLDDKPFDAIVSNPPYSVSWIGNDDPTLINDERFAPAGVLAPKSKADFAFVMHALSYLSGTGRAAIVCFPGIFYRGGAEQKIRKYLVDNNFVETVISLAPNLFYGTSIAVNILVLSKHKTDTKTQFIDASGEAFFKKVTNNNMLEENHIDKIMTIFDTKENIEHVAILIDNKQIAENDYNLSVSSYVEAKDTREVINIETLNKDIDQTVKNINELRASIANIIKEIEA
- a CDS encoding restriction endonuclease subunit S, translating into MSTLKELLKDVPVEWKKLWEVTIWDKKFNSVEKYKQPKTIKYNYLLASEIQLLKSGKGNIRLLSTNLTNWWTSEEIAGEIVSEGEIIAIPWGGNPIVQYYKGKFITGDNRIAVVNDQNYLSTKFLYYYLNENISLISSFYRGSGIKHPSMYNVLDLDVPIPSLKIQQEIVRFLDGLSEQNKALTTALAQEIDQRKKQYEYYREELFRFEGKDVEWKTLGDTKYFKVSSGGTPSKAKNDYWENGTIPWLRSESCNNSSINKSNDFITEIGLKNSSAKILEPFSTLIALVGATIFKTGYLQFEASTNQNIASIKSLNSEFVKDKYLFIYITSLYQELKLKMKDYGMLNLTTLRSFRIPVPSIQEQERIVHLLDQFDEATKNIVAALEKEIELRNKQYEYYRNLLLCFPKENK